A window of the Rhodohalobacter mucosus genome harbors these coding sequences:
- a CDS encoding S41 family peptidase, producing the protein MKKAILFCAIQLALSSSILSAQGTQLLREPTISDTHIVFVHAYDLWKVDRDGGDAIRLTSNIGGEMSPHFSPDGSMVAFTGQYDGNQDVYIVPIEGGEPERLTWHPGADVVTGWTPDGEVLFRSSRDGHPTETNRIWKVATDGGMPDVLPIPRAANGDMSDDGRYLAYNPITFWDPEWRNYRGGQAQPIWIVDLETYELVQTPRTDNERHTDPAWLGDQVFYLSERDFANNIWSYNPDTGEEKQWTFHTDFDAKNIDAGFGMIVYEQGGYLHLLDPQTGVTEPLEIHVAGDMSYGRVRWEEPSAWNMDNAAISPTGQRAVFQFRGEIITVPKEDGTWRNLTNSSDSAERYPVWSPKGDQVAWFSDANGEYQLVISDQFGLEDPRYIELPNPTFYFRPDWSPDGTHIAYTDTDYNLWYVNVESGEATYVDTDGYAHPNRTLNPVWSPDGKWIAYVKLLPNQFKAVMVHNIDSGDTWQLSDGMSDSITPVWSEDGKYLWFLASTDYGLNTGWLDMSSYNMPITRALYMIVLAEGEPSPLLPESDDEEVADADGDDEVENGGNSDSSNGEVTVRIDPEGIASRTLAVNIPERNYTGLMPGPGGSVFYTESVPNEGTRLHKYDLEKREGSLFMANVNSAVVSHDRKSILYRSGSTWGITDTGTGEKRPGDGSLSISGIQVQVNPQEEFHQIFRDGWRFMRDFLYVDNMHGAPWDEVYEWYAPWVDHAKHRSDLNYVLDIMSGEVAVGHSYVAGGDFPELENVRAGLLGADISLDNNAFRIDKIYTGESWNPDLRAPLSGPGIDVNEGDYILAVNGEELNPAENFYRYFEGTVNRQIQLLVNDRPNTRNARLVTVVPVASEGGLRTRDWVESNRRKVDEMSDGQLAYVWVPNTGTGGYNYFNRYFFSQQHKRGAVIDERNNGGGSAADYMVDILSRELHGFFNSKAADRQPFTTPGAGIWGPKVMIINERAGSGGDLLPFMFRKMDIGPLIGTTTWGGLVGTWDTPPFVDGGRFVAPRGGFYNLAGEWDVEGLGIEPDIHVMQTPKDVIEGRDPQLERAVQEALRLLEDYPNPIVPTPEDPVRYRRPATGGEN; encoded by the coding sequence ATGAAAAAAGCAATTCTATTTTGCGCCATACAGTTAGCGCTCTCTTCCTCGATTCTTTCTGCACAGGGAACCCAGCTTTTGCGTGAACCCACCATCAGCGATACGCATATCGTTTTTGTTCATGCATACGACCTCTGGAAAGTGGATCGCGATGGCGGTGATGCCATCCGCCTTACCAGTAACATCGGCGGGGAGATGAGCCCGCATTTCTCACCCGACGGATCGATGGTTGCATTTACCGGTCAGTACGACGGAAACCAGGATGTATACATTGTTCCGATTGAAGGTGGAGAACCCGAACGGCTCACATGGCATCCCGGCGCGGATGTGGTGACGGGATGGACGCCCGACGGTGAGGTGCTCTTTCGGTCTTCGCGTGACGGACATCCAACCGAAACAAACCGCATCTGGAAAGTAGCTACCGATGGCGGCATGCCTGACGTGCTGCCGATACCCAGGGCGGCCAACGGGGATATGTCGGATGACGGACGCTACCTGGCTTACAACCCCATTACGTTCTGGGATCCGGAGTGGAGGAACTATCGTGGCGGACAGGCACAGCCGATATGGATTGTGGATTTGGAAACCTATGAGCTGGTACAGACGCCCCGCACCGATAATGAACGACATACCGACCCGGCCTGGCTGGGTGATCAGGTGTTTTACCTTTCGGAGCGTGATTTTGCAAACAACATCTGGTCGTACAATCCGGATACGGGTGAGGAGAAGCAGTGGACATTCCATACGGATTTTGACGCCAAAAATATTGACGCGGGCTTTGGCATGATTGTGTATGAGCAGGGCGGATACCTTCACCTTCTCGATCCACAGACCGGGGTAACGGAACCGCTTGAAATTCATGTTGCAGGCGATATGAGTTACGGACGCGTGCGATGGGAGGAACCGTCTGCCTGGAACATGGATAATGCCGCCATATCACCAACGGGACAGCGGGCCGTTTTTCAGTTCAGGGGCGAAATCATAACCGTGCCTAAGGAAGACGGAACCTGGCGTAATCTGACGAATTCGTCAGACAGTGCGGAAAGATATCCGGTCTGGTCGCCCAAGGGTGATCAGGTAGCATGGTTTTCCGATGCCAACGGGGAGTACCAGCTGGTTATCTCCGATCAGTTTGGACTGGAAGATCCGCGATACATTGAACTTCCCAATCCCACATTTTATTTCAGACCGGATTGGTCACCCGATGGCACGCATATCGCCTACACGGATACCGATTACAATCTATGGTATGTGAACGTGGAGTCGGGTGAAGCTACCTATGTGGATACGGACGGCTATGCGCATCCTAATCGTACACTGAATCCGGTATGGTCGCCCGACGGCAAGTGGATCGCCTATGTGAAGCTGCTGCCCAATCAGTTCAAGGCGGTGATGGTGCATAACATTGACAGCGGTGATACCTGGCAGCTGAGTGATGGCATGTCGGACTCCATCACACCGGTGTGGAGTGAAGATGGAAAGTACCTCTGGTTCCTGGCCAGTACCGATTACGGCCTCAACACGGGGTGGCTCGATATGAGTTCATACAATATGCCGATCACCCGTGCGCTTTATATGATTGTACTGGCTGAAGGGGAACCTTCCCCGCTGCTGCCCGAAAGCGATGATGAAGAAGTGGCAGATGCTGACGGAGATGATGAGGTAGAAAACGGCGGCAATTCAGACTCATCAAATGGTGAGGTGACCGTTCGAATCGATCCTGAAGGCATTGCCAGCCGCACCCTCGCCGTAAATATTCCTGAGCGTAACTATACCGGCCTCATGCCGGGTCCCGGCGGAAGCGTATTCTATACCGAGTCGGTTCCCAACGAGGGCACCCGCCTGCACAAATATGACCTGGAGAAACGCGAAGGGAGCCTTTTTATGGCCAATGTGAACAGCGCGGTAGTGTCGCACGACCGGAAAAGCATTCTCTACCGGAGCGGCAGCACCTGGGGAATAACCGATACCGGAACCGGTGAGAAGAGGCCGGGTGACGGATCTCTCTCCATCAGCGGGATTCAGGTTCAGGTGAATCCACAGGAAGAATTTCACCAGATCTTTCGCGACGGCTGGCGCTTCATGAGGGATTTCCTCTACGTTGACAACATGCACGGTGCTCCCTGGGATGAGGTGTACGAGTGGTATGCTCCATGGGTGGATCATGCAAAACACCGCTCCGACCTGAATTATGTGCTCGATATCATGAGCGGTGAAGTGGCGGTAGGGCACTCCTACGTTGCAGGCGGAGACTTCCCGGAGTTGGAAAATGTGCGTGCCGGTCTGCTTGGCGCAGATATTTCGCTGGACAACAATGCATTCCGAATTGACAAAATCTACACCGGCGAGAGCTGGAATCCGGATCTGAGGGCACCATTGTCGGGCCCTGGCATTGACGTGAACGAGGGCGATTACATCCTTGCAGTAAATGGTGAAGAGCTGAACCCAGCCGAAAACTTCTATCGCTATTTTGAAGGAACCGTGAACCGGCAAATTCAGCTGCTGGTGAATGACCGTCCGAATACGCGGAATGCACGCCTGGTAACGGTTGTACCTGTTGCAAGTGAAGGAGGACTGCGAACACGCGACTGGGTAGAATCGAATCGGCGCAAGGTGGATGAGATGTCGGACGGACAGCTTGCCTATGTCTGGGTACCCAACACTGGCACCGGAGGGTACAATTACTTCAATCGCTACTTTTTCTCCCAACAGCACAAGCGAGGTGCGGTTATTGATGAACGCAACAACGGAGGCGGATCCGCAGCCGATTATATGGTGGATATCCTCTCGCGTGAATTGCACGGATTTTTCAACAGCAAAGCAGCCGACCGTCAGCCGTTTACCACTCCGGGTGCGGGCATCTGGGGACCCAAGGTGATGATCATTAACGAACGGGCCGGTTCGGGCGGCGACCTGCTGCCGTTCATGTTCCGCAAGATGGATATTGGTCCGCTCATCGGAACCACCACCTGGGGCGGACTGGTGGGTACCTGGGATACGCCGCCGTTTGTGGATGGCGGACGTTTTGTGGCACCCCGCGGCGGGTTCTACAACCTTGCCGGTGAGTGGGATGTAGAGGGACTTGGTATCGAGCCCGACATCCACGTGATGCAGACCCCGAAGGATGTGATTGAAGGCCGCGATCCGCAGCTCGAACGCGCCGTTCAGGAAGCGCTCAGGCTGCTGGAGGACTATCCGAATCCGATTGTGCCCACACCGGAGGATCCGGTGCGGTACAGGCGTCCGGCGACGGGAGGGGAAAACTGA
- a CDS encoding 6-bladed beta-propeller — MNKDTLNGLKFRYGNLFLMFVSATVFLSCSSSADDSESANSLDLVAVEELRIGQMEGDEEVVFGAINGIAVGAEGRIYVSDYQVPTLRMYDSGGNFLGNVGREGRGPGEYLRIAGVKTFTDGELAIWDGGNQRITTYEPDGSFQEHFPLQARLSAVDIFEVDTEGNFYVRIVLRSGPGVPNWEYGWVRVSAEGAVVDTLQVPPDLNEYPQTFVLFTASGDAHAFIEREMFALSPMGYLVTGRNTEYDITLHKPEGEVSIQRDYEPIAVREEEKTQWRKWIDYYNVTHQVPDNKPVFKKIMTDMEGRIWVWRYTEAIYTEENIGPHFGPESNWWEPPTFDVFNPDGSFYARVELPMRAKFFEARGNHVWALVKGEFDEQYVVRYLLEEQGKAIQ; from the coding sequence ATGAATAAAGATACTTTAAACGGGTTGAAGTTCCGCTACGGGAATCTGTTTCTGATGTTTGTGTCTGCGACAGTTTTTCTTTCCTGTTCGTCTTCAGCGGACGATTCAGAGTCTGCCAATAGCCTGGATCTGGTAGCCGTTGAAGAACTGCGCATTGGTCAGATGGAAGGAGATGAAGAGGTTGTCTTCGGGGCCATCAATGGCATCGCTGTTGGGGCGGAGGGACGAATCTATGTATCGGACTATCAAGTGCCCACATTACGCATGTACGATTCCGGGGGCAATTTTCTTGGCAATGTTGGAAGAGAGGGCAGAGGCCCGGGGGAATACCTGAGAATTGCAGGTGTAAAAACATTTACTGACGGTGAGCTGGCCATTTGGGATGGCGGCAATCAACGTATTACCACCTATGAACCGGACGGCTCTTTTCAAGAGCATTTTCCGCTCCAGGCCCGGTTGAGTGCCGTAGATATTTTTGAAGTCGATACGGAAGGCAATTTTTATGTCAGAATTGTTCTCCGAAGCGGGCCCGGTGTTCCGAACTGGGAGTATGGATGGGTCAGGGTGAGTGCTGAAGGCGCTGTTGTGGATACGCTTCAGGTACCTCCCGACCTTAACGAATATCCACAAACGTTTGTCCTGTTCACCGCATCGGGTGATGCACATGCATTTATTGAAAGAGAAATGTTTGCATTAAGCCCGATGGGATATCTGGTGACCGGCCGCAATACCGAATACGACATCACCCTTCACAAACCGGAGGGAGAAGTCAGCATTCAGCGGGACTATGAACCGATTGCGGTCAGAGAAGAAGAAAAAACCCAGTGGCGCAAATGGATCGATTATTACAACGTAACACACCAGGTTCCGGATAATAAGCCTGTGTTTAAAAAAATTATGACCGATATGGAGGGGCGGATCTGGGTTTGGCGATATACGGAGGCCATTTATACGGAAGAGAATATCGGTCCGCACTTTGGCCCCGAAAGCAACTGGTGGGAGCCGCCCACGTTTGATGTGTTCAATCCGGACGGCTCATTCTATGCACGCGTTGAGCTCCCGATGCGTGCCAAATTTTTCGAAGCCCGTGGTAATCATGTCTGGGCCCTGGTAAAGGGCGAATTTGACGAACAATACGTGGTTCGCTACCTGCTGGAAGAACAGGGAAAGGCTATTCAATAA
- a CDS encoding Xaa-Pro dipeptidyl-peptidase yields MKRIPLSVVIPALLIAILSLAQIPSVFGQTVAETGLRVPLVENGLLQPIPEFSNQENWIRHDLWVETEFDTDGDGQHDRMHVAVTRPQQTESGDLKLPVIYETSPYYAGTATPPYDFFWDVRHELGEEPPARTPGPEVQRRGERPIISNSHIQTWVPLGFVVVHSSSPGTGLSQGSPTVGGENESLAPKAVIDWLNGRATGYTTPDGDETVEAYWTNGKVGMTGTSYNGTLPLAAATTGVDGLEAIIPVAPNTSYYHYYRSHGLVRSPGGYLGEDVDVLYDFIHSGDESKRAYNNRTTRDTEIASGIDRITGDYNEFWAGRDYLNQMENMNTPMLMAHAFNDWNVMPEHSLRIYEAAKEKGVPTMIYYHQGGHGGEPPHELMNMWFARYLYNVENGVEELPRAWITRERDERQDPTSYPDYPHPEAEPVTFYLTPGAPERGGLTTTPVSASGTETLIDNVSFSGSALAQAEWTDHRLIYVTEELEEPLHISGVPEVTVTLASSKPAVNLSVWVVSLPWNDGRGTVLTDNIITRGWADPQNYESLTESEPLIPGEFYTVTFELQPDDQIIREGQQIGLMIFSSDREYTLWPDPGTELTIDLDRTSLTLPVVGGMD; encoded by the coding sequence ATGAAACGTATTCCGCTGTCTGTAGTTATCCCTGCACTTCTTATCGCAATCCTGAGCCTGGCGCAGATTCCCTCTGTTTTTGGCCAAACCGTTGCGGAAACCGGGCTCCGGGTACCCCTTGTTGAAAACGGCCTCCTGCAGCCCATTCCTGAATTTTCGAATCAGGAAAATTGGATCCGCCATGATCTGTGGGTGGAGACGGAGTTCGATACGGACGGTGATGGCCAACACGACCGGATGCACGTTGCCGTTACGCGTCCGCAGCAGACCGAATCGGGTGATCTTAAGCTGCCTGTGATCTATGAAACAAGCCCCTATTATGCAGGAACCGCCACCCCACCCTACGATTTTTTCTGGGATGTGCGCCATGAGCTGGGCGAGGAGCCGCCGGCACGTACACCGGGACCGGAAGTTCAGCGACGCGGGGAACGGCCCATCATTTCCAATTCACATATTCAGACCTGGGTGCCGCTTGGATTTGTCGTGGTACACTCATCATCGCCGGGTACAGGTCTTTCGCAGGGTTCTCCAACGGTGGGCGGAGAGAATGAATCGCTTGCACCCAAAGCGGTGATCGACTGGCTGAACGGGCGCGCAACCGGCTACACCACACCCGATGGCGATGAAACCGTAGAAGCTTACTGGACAAACGGAAAGGTGGGCATGACCGGCACCTCCTACAACGGCACCCTCCCGCTGGCTGCGGCAACGACCGGTGTAGACGGCCTGGAGGCGATCATTCCGGTGGCGCCCAACACGTCCTACTATCACTACTATCGCTCCCACGGACTGGTTCGGTCACCCGGCGGGTACCTGGGTGAGGATGTGGATGTGCTGTATGATTTTATTCACAGCGGGGATGAGTCAAAGCGTGCCTATAACAACCGGACAACCCGCGATACGGAAATTGCCAGCGGTATCGACCGGATTACGGGCGACTACAATGAGTTCTGGGCCGGGCGCGACTACCTGAACCAGATGGAGAATATGAACACCCCGATGCTGATGGCCCACGCCTTCAATGACTGGAATGTGATGCCCGAACACAGCCTTCGAATCTATGAAGCCGCAAAAGAGAAAGGAGTTCCAACCATGATCTACTACCATCAGGGCGGACACGGGGGCGAGCCGCCGCATGAGCTGATGAACATGTGGTTTGCAAGATATTTGTACAATGTGGAGAACGGAGTGGAGGAACTGCCCCGCGCATGGATCACCCGCGAGCGCGACGAGAGGCAGGATCCCACGTCATATCCCGACTATCCTCATCCGGAAGCCGAGCCGGTTACTTTTTATCTGACGCCCGGAGCTCCGGAGCGCGGCGGACTCACCACAACCCCGGTATCCGCAAGCGGCACGGAAACCCTGATCGACAATGTCTCCTTCTCCGGTTCCGCCCTGGCGCAGGCTGAGTGGACCGACCACCGATTGATCTATGTCACGGAGGAGCTTGAAGAGCCGCTGCATATCTCCGGCGTGCCGGAAGTGACCGTAACGCTGGCCAGCAGTAAGCCGGCGGTAAACCTATCTGTCTGGGTGGTTTCCCTGCCCTGGAACGATGGGCGCGGCACCGTACTGACCGACAATATCATAACGCGCGGCTGGGCCGATCCGCAAAATTATGAGTCGCTGACTGAAAGCGAGCCGCTGATTCCGGGTGAATTTTACACCGTCACCTTTGAGCTTCAGCCCGACGACCAGATTATCCGCGAGGGCCAGCAGATTGGGTTGATGATCTTTTCAAGCGACCGCGAATATACTCTCTGGCCGGATCCCGGAACCGAACTGACGATCGATCTGGACCGGACGAGCCTTACTCTACCTGTTGTAGGCGGGATGGATTGA
- a CDS encoding serine/threonine-protein kinase — MNKRHWNLVKEVVDTALTYSGKERDTYLNTVFEETPHIADEVKQMLLLIEESQQAHFMQSVRRDGEKLISELGSDESEERIGENLIGRKIGRYLVTDLIDVGGMGMVFKARRADGEFSQDVAVKLLKKGLDTEENIHRFKIEREILSSLNHPNIAQIYDGGITNDGLPYLVMEFIEGSPIDEYCNANSLTVNERISLFRQICQTVDYAHKNLVIHRDLKAPNIFVSANGNVKILDFGIAKLLDRTHPDIDLLETLPGRKIWTPQYASPEQVKGDTVTTSTDVYALGVLLHYLLTDTYPIDLKDRPIHVVEQRILNDEPVAPSRCISNSPDLSKIASNRSATASSIIDVLKTDLDYLILKTLRKEPGDRYNSVSQLIEELDRFESGQPLMAKSGSVRYRVGKFIKRHRTRLAAAAVFLISLIALSLIYTWNITQERNIAQLEREKAEQVADFLTSLFSAGNPVNAQGEMLTAVDLLDMGIERVEDLSEQPLVQAEMLYTIGSSYRGMQMPDKAVPLLEKALNLQRNHLPSDHPDIAFTLNALGSVHWSVDKDLIAEPYLREALEIRKRVHGSQHPDVFTSLNNYALVLLDMGQLDEAEEIHRENLEARKAYYGPVHSKVNFTLNNLAYLLAKRGKLEEAELYYREGLNAGRMLLGDNHSDVAIFLSNLARLLQRQGKFDQAEELIIESIRIREKVYGENHSRVARALNVLATIHRKKGDYESAEKVALRSYRIVSESFDEDHTTIAQGLSILGMIYRDKGELEKAELYLSESLQMHLRVYPEGHIHLAESYNTNGEFYLSIGQPENAVPLFTEALTMFKNVSPSGLFTIATVQHQLGKALLETKQFPEAETHLLDAYSHFNKNEGISDRHKRNTLQQLISLYRDWDKHESAERFEDELVLIQQTDTE, encoded by the coding sequence GTGAATAAGAGACACTGGAATCTGGTTAAAGAAGTTGTTGATACCGCGCTTACCTATTCGGGTAAAGAGAGGGATACGTATTTGAATACAGTATTTGAGGAAACGCCCCACATCGCAGATGAAGTGAAGCAAATGCTGTTGCTAATTGAGGAGTCGCAGCAGGCGCATTTCATGCAGAGTGTCAGGCGTGACGGGGAAAAATTGATTTCCGAACTTGGCAGTGACGAATCCGAAGAACGTATCGGAGAAAACTTGATCGGCAGAAAAATCGGGCGCTATCTGGTTACGGACCTCATTGACGTTGGCGGAATGGGCATGGTTTTCAAAGCCCGGCGCGCCGACGGAGAGTTCAGCCAGGACGTGGCGGTTAAACTCCTGAAAAAAGGCCTTGATACAGAAGAGAACATCCATCGCTTTAAAATTGAGCGTGAGATTCTCTCTTCGCTGAATCATCCCAATATTGCTCAAATTTACGACGGAGGGATCACAAACGATGGCCTCCCCTACCTGGTAATGGAGTTTATTGAGGGCAGCCCCATCGATGAATACTGCAATGCAAATTCTCTGACTGTAAATGAGCGAATCTCGCTGTTCCGCCAAATCTGCCAAACGGTCGATTACGCACACAAAAATCTGGTGATTCACCGTGACCTTAAAGCACCAAATATTTTCGTATCTGCGAACGGCAATGTAAAGATCCTTGACTTTGGCATCGCCAAGCTGCTGGATCGGACCCATCCTGATATTGACCTGCTTGAGACGCTTCCCGGCAGAAAAATCTGGACGCCGCAGTATGCCTCACCCGAGCAAGTAAAAGGGGATACTGTAACGACATCCACCGATGTGTATGCGCTGGGAGTGCTGCTCCACTATCTCCTCACAGACACCTATCCGATTGACCTGAAGGACCGGCCAATTCACGTAGTGGAACAGCGGATACTGAACGATGAACCGGTAGCGCCCAGCAGGTGCATCTCCAACTCCCCTGATTTATCAAAAATTGCGTCGAACCGGTCTGCAACGGCATCATCAATAATCGATGTGCTGAAAACCGACCTGGATTACCTGATATTAAAAACCCTTCGAAAAGAACCCGGAGACCGCTACAATTCCGTAAGCCAGCTGATTGAGGAGCTGGATCGGTTTGAAAGCGGTCAGCCGCTGATGGCTAAATCCGGCTCTGTGCGATATCGTGTTGGTAAGTTCATAAAAAGACACAGAACAAGGCTGGCAGCAGCAGCCGTTTTTTTGATTTCCCTTATTGCCTTATCCCTGATTTATACGTGGAATATCACCCAGGAGCGCAATATTGCACAGCTTGAAAGGGAGAAGGCTGAACAGGTGGCTGATTTTCTCACAAGCCTGTTTAGTGCAGGCAACCCTGTAAATGCACAGGGAGAAATGCTGACGGCAGTAGACCTTCTTGATATGGGTATCGAACGAGTGGAAGATCTGTCGGAACAACCGCTTGTGCAGGCAGAGATGCTATATACGATTGGAAGTTCATATAGAGGAATGCAAATGCCGGATAAAGCGGTCCCTCTTCTGGAAAAGGCTCTGAACCTTCAGCGTAATCATCTTCCCAGCGATCATCCCGACATCGCGTTTACCCTGAATGCTTTGGGTTCCGTACATTGGTCGGTGGATAAAGACCTGATAGCGGAGCCCTATCTTCGAGAGGCGCTGGAAATTCGAAAGCGCGTGCACGGATCACAGCATCCGGATGTCTTTACCAGCCTGAACAACTATGCGCTGGTTCTGCTTGATATGGGACAGTTAGACGAGGCTGAAGAGATTCACCGGGAGAACCTGGAAGCCCGAAAAGCATACTATGGACCTGTCCATTCAAAAGTAAACTTCACATTGAATAACCTGGCATATCTTTTGGCTAAAAGAGGAAAACTGGAGGAAGCCGAGCTTTACTATCGTGAGGGCCTGAATGCGGGTCGAATGCTGCTGGGAGATAATCATTCGGATGTCGCTATCTTTTTAAGTAATCTCGCACGTCTTCTACAACGGCAGGGCAAATTTGACCAGGCTGAAGAGTTGATAATTGAATCAATTCGTATCAGAGAAAAGGTGTATGGTGAGAATCACAGTAGAGTAGCCCGAGCGCTAAACGTACTGGCCACAATTCACAGAAAAAAAGGAGACTACGAGTCAGCTGAAAAGGTCGCTTTGAGATCATACCGGATTGTAAGTGAATCGTTTGATGAAGATCATACAACCATTGCTCAAGGTCTATCTATTCTGGGAATGATCTATCGGGATAAAGGTGAACTCGAGAAAGCAGAATTATATTTATCAGAATCACTTCAGATGCATCTAAGAGTTTACCCTGAGGGTCACATACATCTTGCTGAATCCTACAATACAAACGGTGAATTTTACCTGAGTATTGGACAGCCTGAGAATGCGGTGCCTCTTTTTACTGAGGCACTCACTATGTTTAAAAACGTATCCCCAAGCGGGCTGTTTACCATTGCTACCGTTCAGCATCAGCTTGGCAAAGCACTCCTTGAAACAAAACAATTTCCGGAGGCGGAGACACATTTACTCGATGCCTACAGCCATTTCAATAAAAATGAAGGAATATCCGACCGGCACAAGAGAAATACACTACAGCAGCTCATCAGTCTATACAGAGATTGGGATAAGCATGAGAGTGCTGAACGGTTTGAGGATGAACTGGTACTAATTCAGCAAACAGATACTGAATAA
- a CDS encoding ECF-type sigma factor → MSDNSQDITQLLIELRNGSQKAYDRLFSLLYQELHNMAWREISGERGIHTYSKTDLVHELYLKFSGQQTLDLKNRQHFFAVCAKAMRQILIDYARKRSRKKRGGKERPSTYIDEMMSADHEADDLIRIDEALTRLSGFDERLADIVEMHYFGEMNFDDIADVMGLSERTVYRDWAKARAWLYKELKRRGNF, encoded by the coding sequence ATGAGTGACAACAGTCAGGATATAACACAGCTGCTGATCGAGCTCAGGAATGGTTCCCAAAAGGCGTACGACCGGCTTTTCTCCCTGCTGTACCAGGAGCTGCACAATATGGCATGGCGGGAAATATCCGGTGAGCGGGGCATTCACACCTACTCCAAAACGGATCTGGTTCATGAGCTTTATCTCAAATTTTCGGGCCAGCAGACGCTGGATCTCAAAAACAGGCAGCATTTTTTTGCAGTCTGTGCAAAAGCGATGCGGCAAATACTGATCGACTATGCCCGAAAACGATCCAGAAAAAAAAGAGGAGGCAAAGAGAGGCCCTCTACCTACATTGACGAAATGATGAGTGCAGATCATGAAGCGGATGATCTGATTCGAATTGATGAGGCACTCACACGGCTCTCCGGATTTGATGAACGACTGGCCGATATAGTGGAAATGCACTATTTCGGTGAGATGAATTTTGATGATATTGCCGATGTAATGGGTCTGTCTGAACGAACCGTATATCGCGACTGGGCAAAGGCACGTGCCTGGCTCTACAAAGAGCTGAAAAGGAGAGGGAATTTTTGA
- a CDS encoding alpha/beta fold hydrolase has protein sequence MKSVFLFFISFTLLISCSSSMKPGVTQEGFLEGANGASIHFKIVGSSPDTLVVLHGGPGAGINSVLPDVRPLAEEFTLIFYDQRGGGLSQLPEDTTKLRPEYFVEDLEAVRRHFGLEQMNLFTHSFGSVIAASYALKYSERIRRAVYHGATGPDLMQELELRRLDLTPPPDSLLAARSSELLGSLLNGTAENPVETCREYEALNRRIAEERGEEVTYRGTTCDAPPEAVRYYYRYTAQLAPRYYGRWDFTDGRLQRVMAPHLIIWGEKDAHMIPAQQAWADAFPNGELLLIPEARKGAISDRPILVKEAVANFLK, from the coding sequence ATGAAGTCTGTTTTTCTGTTCTTTATCAGTTTCACACTTCTTATCTCATGCTCAAGTAGCATGAAGCCCGGGGTGACGCAGGAGGGCTTTCTGGAGGGAGCTAATGGCGCATCCATTCATTTCAAGATTGTGGGCAGCAGCCCCGACACGCTTGTGGTGCTGCACGGCGGACCGGGTGCGGGAATCAACTCGGTATTGCCGGATGTGAGGCCGCTGGCAGAGGAGTTCACCCTGATTTTCTATGATCAGCGCGGTGGCGGGTTGTCGCAGCTTCCTGAGGATACCACCAAACTGCGTCCCGAATATTTTGTAGAGGACCTCGAAGCGGTGCGGCGGCATTTCGGGCTGGAGCAGATGAACCTGTTCACGCACTCCTTTGGATCCGTGATTGCGGCCTCCTATGCGTTGAAGTACTCTGAACGGATACGGCGCGCCGTCTACCACGGTGCCACGGGACCCGACCTGATGCAGGAGCTGGAGCTGCGGCGGCTGGATCTTACACCGCCGCCCGATAGCCTTCTTGCGGCCCGATCGTCCGAATTACTTGGCTCCCTCCTGAATGGCACGGCAGAAAACCCGGTGGAAACGTGCAGGGAGTATGAGGCGCTGAATCGGCGTATTGCTGAAGAACGCGGCGAAGAGGTGACATACCGGGGCACTACCTGTGACGCACCACCGGAAGCGGTCCGCTACTACTACCGCTATACGGCACAGCTGGCACCGCGATACTATGGCAGGTGGGATTTCACAGATGGCAGACTTCAGCGCGTCATGGCTCCTCATCTGATTATCTGGGGTGAAAAGGATGCCCATATGATCCCTGCCCAGCAAGCCTGGGCCGATGCGTTTCCCAATGGCGAGCTGCTGCTGATTCCGGAGGCCCGAAAGGGAGCCATTTCAGACCGGCCGATTCTTGTTAAGGAAGCAGTTGCCAATTTTCTGAAATGA